Below is a genomic region from Henckelia pumila isolate YLH828 chromosome 3, ASM3356847v2, whole genome shotgun sequence.
GAGATTTTCTTTTGGATTCTTGAATAgaggtttttgtttttatttcttACATGGGAGATGTTGTAGGTGATGGATACCGACGAGTGAGACTACAGATAACCAAATCAAAGGATGACGATCATGCAACCGAGATGGCAAACCATGGAGGAAGGATATGATGGTTCTCGGCCCGAAGGGTTGCACTTTCTTTTTTCATAGGGGAAAACTTTCGTGTAGATTGTCTGTCAGTTTCCGGACTTGAATGGAATCTCAGGTTTTTTTTTTCGGTCTTAATGGTAGAGAATATAATAATGGGAATAGATGtcgttcccacagacggcgccaattgatgcgTTCAAAAATTTATGCATCAAATAAATTACCTTGAACCGGTAATCACGAACCAATTTCTTTAATAAACCGAGCCGAAtgatctcaaaatatttttgtgtatcAAAGAAAACATGTGAGATGGCTCGCCCGGAGGCGAagccactccgacgctcaagtcagtattgAATTCAATATAAAAGATGTATGGAAGAAGATGTGTAAAACACATAGGTGTGATGTGTAAGAAAAAAAGTGAGAGGTGTTttgatgatgtcgattttttcCTTCGGGTTCAGTTTGGTAGAGCGGATCtccaaatattaaataaaccGGGTCGGATCAGGCACAACGGAGTTCTGCACAGACAGAATCTAAATTAGGGGGCACCGAAGGTGTTTCGGCGTGaaccctccgatgcctaagtcagtgctcgaaagtgaaagagcttgacaaaaagtaagaacaagagaatatgTGTGCGTGAGTGTGTGAACAAGAAGTGAATAGAAGAGATGAATCTCTAAATCCATAAGAAatacctctatttataggggcTTGGAGGGGTAGGTTATCATGTCAAGGTAGAACATGTGTTAGAGTAAGACTCTAATTGATGAGtctgaaatcatatcaaatcttgaATTCATAAGATATTGTCATTATCTGTTGCAGATCTTCATGTGTCCGAGATTACTGTAAGGTTCTAGATATTGGGCCCTTTCTGGGCCCGGGTCGGGCTCCAACTATACCAGTTagggctcaagcccatgaatttATGATTATGATCATATTCTCTAACAGGGTTATCCCAGACTGGGattctcataaaataagactAGATAAGCCTCAAAATATCTTTTCCGGACATGGGTTATCGGGTTCGGGTTGGACCAGACCCATATATTTTTAGGGacatcaatagtacctcccccTTCTGGCCTAAAGGAAGTATGAAGTTTAGACCATGTGGTCTGGTCGGATCCCGAGCCCATGTAAGAACTCTTATATTAACCAAGTACAAGTAATATTCCCGAACTGGATGGGCTTTTGATGGAGGCCACGAGTGGTGTGGTAGGTGCCGAGCTTGGTCGGACTTATGAATTTGACTACGAATTGCGTGGTAAGTGCCGatctggtcgggcttttgagataaccacgaatggcgtgggtTTAGATCGTGCcaagctggtcgggcttttgatttgaccacgaatggcgtggtgagtgccgagctggtcgggctttgatttgaccacgaatggcatgGTGAGTGACGAGTTGGTCGGGCTTtgatttgaccacgaatggcatggtgagtgccgagctggtcgggctttgatttgaccacgaatggcatgGTGAGTGCCAAGCTAGTCGGGCTTTGATTTGACCACAAATGGCGTGGTAAGTGCCGAACTAGTCGGGCTTTGATTTGACCAtgaatggcgtggtgagtgtCGAGCTGGTCTGGCTTtgatttgaccacgaatggcgtggtgagtgccgagctgatcgggctttgatttgaccacgaatggcgtggtgagtgccgagctAGTCGGACTTtgatttgaccacgaatggcgtggtgagtgccgagctggtcgagCTTTGATTTGACCACGAATGACGTGGTGAGTGCCAAACTGGTCGGGCTTTGCTTTGACCATGAATGGCAtggtgagtgccgagctggtcgggctttgatttgaccacgaatggcgtggtgagtgccgagctgATCGGGCTTTGATTTTGACCACATATGGCGTGGTGGGTGCCGAACTGATCGGGCTTtgatttgaccacgaatggtgtggtgagtgccgaactgatcgggctttaattttgaccacgaatggcgtgggtttacatattgacgagctggtcgggcttttgagataaccacgagtggcatgggtttacatattgccaagctggtcgggcttttgagataaccacgagtggcatGAGTTTACATATTTCCGGGCttgtcgggcttttgagataaccacgagtggcgtggatTTACATATTTCCAAGCtcgtcgggcttttgagataaccacgagtggcgtggtgACTGCCGAACTGATCGGGCTTTGATTTTGACCACGTATGGCGTGGTGAGTGTCGAACTGATCGGGCTTTTGTAGTTTGCCAAATTGTGTTGGGCTTATAAAGTGTCAAGTCGCAGAGTAGGCCTTAGTGCTAGATTGCATGTccgatgtgatataattgggccttactgcaagattgcatgcccgatgtgatataattgggtCTTACTGCAAGATTGCATGTCTAATGACGTGAAATAACCCAAACAAAAATACATGGGAAGAGAAGTCCAACAAATTTGATCACAAGAAAACAAACATGTAATTTTGATAGTAGAAGATGCCTtagaatattattaataatgataataaataaaaatttaataatttaattcaaaCATAAAGATGATTGAAATACTTATCTCGTTCATGCGTTGTCGATGGCATGACTTTGGATGTCTAGCAAGATAACATCTTTTATTCTTTGATCAAAGAACCGACTTGATGTAGCAAGCAAAAATCGATCTCAACCATCCAGAATGTGCGCCTAGATGTTCTGAACTCATGATAACATCTTTCAGAATGACTTTTTCAAGAACACTGCTCAGAAACTATGCAAGCAGATTGTGTTGTAGCTCGGCGGTCTGAGCCACCTTTACCCAAGTCCAAAAATTCCGATCATGATCATCACTGTCCACATACTGGataacataattataaatatttataccAAATTTGAACTCGATCCGACGGTTAAATTAATTCCAATGATTTTTGCAAGGTTCTGATGCGCTAGCCATGCGAAAATATACATAAACTATGCGAGTGAGCAGATGCTGTTCGGATGTCAAAATCCCATTGTACAAGACTGCATTCACAATATCCACCGTTCAGATCCtaaaaaacatattaataaacatGTTGAAAAATTTTAACCAGATCCGATGGTTTAATTAATATGATTTTTCCAATGTTCTGATGCGCAAGCCATGCGAAAATATACAAAAATTGTGCGAGTGAGCAGCTGCTGTTCGGCGGTCCAGATCTAATTCTACAAGATACCAATCACGATCTCCACTATTCAGATCCTATAAAACATATTAATGAATatgcataaaaaatttgaacccGATCCGATGGTTCAATTAATTTCAATGATTTTTTCAAGTTTCTGATGTGCAAGCCATGCGAAAATCCTAAATTTGTTTCTTCTCTTGTACTCACCATCTTAACCCTTTGTTTTCAAATTCcaacagacggcgccaattgatgatgtcaaTTTTTTCCTCCGGGTTCCGTTTGGTAGAGCGGatctccaaatcttcaataaaCCAGTTCGGGTTGGGCACAATGGAATTCTGCACAGACAGAATCTAAATtagggggcgccgaaggtgtttcggcgtgacccatccgatgcctaagtcagtgctcgaaagtgaaagagcttgacaaaaagtaagaacaagagaatatgTGTGCGTGAGTGTGTGAACAAGAAGTGAATAGAAGAGATGAATCTCTAAAACCATAAgaaatacctgtatttataggggcttGGAGGGGTAGGTTAACTTGTCAAGGTAGAACATGTGTTAGAGTAGGACTCTAATTGATGAGTCTGAAATCATATCGAATCTTGGATTCATAAGATATTGTCATTATCTGTTGCAGATTTTCATGTGTCCGAGAGTACTGTAAGGTTCTAGATATTGGGCCCTTCCTGGGCCCGGGTCGGGCTCCAACCATACCAGTTagggctcaagcccatgaatttATGATTATGAACATATTCTCTAACCGGGCTATCCCACACTgggcttctcataaaataagactAGATAAGCCTCAAAATATCTTTTCCGGACATGGGTTATCGGGTTCGGGTCGGACCAGACCCATATATTTTTTGGGACATCAAAATTCacaagaaaaaaattattaatcgcagttgcttcacaaattagaagattcaaacaattacagatttgaactctaatttagcagtagattgtatgaaAAATCATTAGGAATTCTCGACAACAATCAAACACACAAACATaataatcaattccaaacaaattttgatactcaaataaaaattacacaatgaaaatcaaaatctcacaagataaataaaatttcaaaggtttgtcttcctcaaccaagttctaaaacTTAGCCccaaatattcatgaattttctAGAAAAATCCATGAAATAAAAAgtaaatctaagaaaagagagaagaaatcTACCCACCAAGAGAGTTCTTTTAGCTTTCTAAGCCTCCAAGTCTGATAAAAGATACTGAAAATCAGAATTAAAAGTCTTAAATATAGACTAAAGtcctcaaaataaaattttcctttttctgaatttttttcccAAACTGCGCCGCTGGCTCGATCTGCTGAAGTTGACGAATCGAGCCAGAATTTATCTGTCCAAATTCTCTGAAATTCTTCTCttctggccgctcgatcggtaaagtttaaCAGATTGAGCGAGCTCATCTTTTTCCAGCGCGCAacgtttttgaaaatttcatatctcgagatctagccgtcggattgagctgaaatttgaacAGCAGATTCCAAACATATTGACTTAATTTTGAATgatggagatcggatttaaagctctataaaattaaaaatgattttttgatcattgctgctccgtaattcgtTCTTGCGCAATAGTTTTTCCATCCTTTCCTCTCAAATTCATCTACCTTTTGTTCATTCTCCTTCTTCTCCTAAATCCAACCAAAAACAATAATTAGAAACTATAAAATGTATTAAAGCAATGCAAATTCTCCTAATCATAtcaatttaacccaaataaccATAATAAATTATCACCACATCAGTACCACTTGATTGGAGAATACCAGAGGAGGTCTGGAGCGGCAAAGGAGTAAATCTTTCTTTCTTGAAAGTGTTTGATTGTCTCTCATATGCTCATATTGATTCAATCCGCAGAACAAAACTTGATCCAAAATCAAAGAagtgtttctttattggttatggaAATAATGAGTTTGGTTATCGGTTCTGGGATTATCAAAATCGGAAGATCATTCGGAGAAGAGATGTCATTTTCAATGAGCAAGTATTGTACAATGACAAATTATACAAATGAAACAACCACGAGGATTTGAAGTACGAGGAAAAGAGAAAATGGTATGCAAAATTTTAAAgagcttgtacggtctcaaaaaagctccaagacagtggtacaagaagATTGATAGATTCATGAGCAACAATGGCTTTCTGAGGTTCCAAGCCGATCACTGCTGTTATGTGAAAAGGTTTGTCGGTTCTTATATCATACTACTGttatatgtagatgatatgttgATAGCAGGATCTTGTATGGAGGAGATTGATAACCTGAATAAAGAGTTATCAAAGGAATTTGCAATGAAGGATCTGAGAGCTGCAAAGCAAATTCATGGTATAAGGATCTTGAGAGATAGGGTGAGCGGAGGAGTCTTGAAGTTATCTCAAGCAGAGTAAGTGAAAAAGGTTCTTAACAGATTCAATATGGATGAAACTAAACCGATTAGTACTCCTTTGGCTAGTCTTTTTAAACTAATCAAAGCCCAATCACTATCGATGGAGCAGGACCATGCTTATATGAATAAAGTTCCTTATATCTCTGTTGTTGGAAGActcatgtatgcaatggtgtgCACTAGACCAGACATAGAATATGCAATGGGAGTTGTGAGCAAGTTTATGAGCAATCCAGTTAAACAACACTGGGAATCAGTGAAGTGGATTTTCAGATATTTGAAAGGTAGTATTAGTTCATCTCTGTGCTTCAGAAAGTCAAATTCAGGCTTACAAGGTTTTGTAGATGCCAACATGAGTGGTGACATAGACGATATAAAGAGTACTACTGGATATGTCTTCACATTTGGTGGTACGGCAGTAAGCTGGGTGTCCAAGTTGCAAAAGATTGTTGCACTTTCAACTACTGAAGCTGAGTACGTTGCACTAACGGAAGCAAGGAAAGAGATAATTTTGTTGCGATAATTTCTTGAGGAACTGGGTCAGAAGCTTGAAGATAGCACGTTACATTGTGACAGTCAAAGTTTTATTCATTTGGCAAAGAATACTATTTATCATGCTAGGACAAATCATATACAGGTTCGGTAAAACTTCATCAGATCGATTATGGAAGATGGAATCTTGATGCTTGAAAAGATTCTTAGAAGTAAAAATCCGgctgatatgttcacaaagACTGTAACCACTGACAAACTAAAGTTGTGTTACTACAAGTATAAGAGAGGAGGCATGAGCTGCTGTATTGATTGTGCGAAGACTTGATTGAAATCAAATCTTCATGTGGGAGAAATGTTAGGTGACAGCTGATTCTTGGTGGTTGGTAAGTGAGGAAGCGTGAATTAAATGCTCCTTATTTAATTCACGCGTATTAGAgactctataaatagagctcctcTGCCTTTCGTTTCATTCATCCCTTCAAGCTCTTTCTTCTCTTCCTTCAAAAGCAAATATAAAGAAAACTATTGAGTGTTtttcttgtgtgagttagagaattatTTCTTTGTAATACTCCAGGTTTGGGTTTGGTGAGAGAAAGTATTTtgtacacttgtaatatttcttcgGTAATAAATATTTGCAACAGCTTCGTGGACATAGTCTAAATTGAGTGAACCACGTAAAGATattgtgttcttgttgattattttatttcgcaattttattatcGTCATGTTTTCATTGGTATAAATCCTAACAGTTTGTAACACCATGCAAAAATAAATGTCTTAAACATATCTTTTCACGATGATTTACCGAGACATAGAGACATTAATGTATGAGTTTTAGCCGGACGAGGACTCCTCCGATTTTTTAAGATTTTGCAGCTGTGAGAGAAGAAACTTCAACATTCGCCATTTTTTTTTGTCTATCGTTTAGATGTAATCGCAAAGAACAATGGGTTTTTTGGGTTAGGGCAAGGGGTATTCTTGAAAATACATGGATGATTGATATATGGATTATTAATATCGTGGGGGTAGAAGGATTTATTTTATCTAGTTGAGTGCAACTATATCCTTCTCATGGTAGATTCAGttggtttaattaaaattataccaAACGTgagtttatttaaaaaaaagccCACAATCACAGTCAATCACTAGTACTAAACACAACCTATATGTTTACATGGTTATAGATTGTGCGTATATCATTtttattaatgattaataattaACAAAACGTAGCCTTTGCCCCAGAAAGCACCAGGAGTCAAAATATACATTCATGTTCAATTCTCAGACCACCCTTCTCAAGCTGTCCTGCTTTTGGGTTAAACGTGATCAAATATTCCTGTGTATATTTTGCTAATTTCAACTTTCAATCTCACACTGAGACGAGAatacacataaaaaaaattatttcagcaATTTACGTATTGATTTGTTCCTAGTTGCAGCATCTCCATCACACTGTAACGAAATCAACAGGCCGAAACTTATAACATTGGTTCCAATTTGGATTGCCCCTAGACTGAAATTTAATCTCGCCGTCGAGGATTTTTTTAAACACATAAATTACTTGGATGATATGGTAgaatttgttgttttgatttgataaattgtAAAATATGCATGACATTTGCAAAATATTTGCAAATTATGTAATATATTTGGATTATTTCTAATTGGTTTATTGGTTATCATTTTGTTTTACAAAAGATGAAACATAACAATTTAATGAAAGCGAGCATAAATGTGATAACACAAAGCAAACGAGTAATTGATCGGCTAAATCGctgtgaataaattctactggcaagcgtaccaggtcaagtaatagtaaagcgaataaaatcagatatcatacccacagggactgtattaTTATGAAtaccagaatatgattatttctacttaatctagactaatcaaaaggGCGATTTTAGAATTTAACTAAGaaactaaattgcaattcaatTGTAACTCTATAAAAACGCAGCCGAAATTTTTAGATTAAACTTCAAACTGGAAAGAtttgatcaaggacacacgtaggtaccagacaattcatgtaacaagtagtcgatttaagactcagacttaatcttaattcacgagaaTTTTCCTATATTATTCAAATGACTATTTCTAGCACAATCAAACCTGTTCAAATATTTACAGATtaatatttcgtaattctaatcaaatttgaatgaaaaacgaactgtgaaaattcagtttacacccaaatcgcgtaatgaaaccaaattctatttctagttggttttacaatatgttaattatcgaagtgatcaaaatcaaaacctcatcTGTCGAAtttgaatcaattaacatgcaagcaaataactggccagaaaattcacaagacaaatataaatttgataaatcaataaaataaaatcaagtctgaaaattctcaaataaacaatcaagttttttacataaattgtctgacCCAATCACGTagccttgatcgaagaaaaactactactcactaattaacataattaataaaacaaagtaTAAAACCATAAACTAGAAAATACGAGAATAAAAGAAAAACTGAAAGATTGTTCAAGAGCCGCCTTCAGTTTTTGCGTCCAAAAGtccaaaacaaaataataatacatctatttatagagtCCGCACCAAGTAGATTCCTTTAAAACCTAGGATTTTACAAATAATCAACATCCCGAACTCGTGCCCTCGCCTGGAAGAGGTCTCACGCGCGCGCAGGTCTTGAAATCAGAGTCCTGAACCTCCTCTCGCATGCACGCAAGATATGAGCTCGCTCGCGCGCGAACTAGATACAACGTTGCTGGAAATTCCTTATCCGCTCGCGCGAGATATTGGTCCGCCCGCGCGCGTCTTGAATCTTTGTGGTACTGGAATTTGCTATGGCGCAAGCGCGAGATGGTGGTCCGCCCGCACGCGAGTCTTTATCTCAGTTTTCTTCTAAAAGCTTCATTAACCTACAAAAATCAACCAGGAGAGTAGAATGCatgcacaataaataaaataccaatAAAACACACgatgtaaaataaatgcatgcaaaataaccaTAAAAATGACACAATAATATGCATACACaatacacttatcaacacccccatacttgaaccttgctcgccctcgagcaagacatgcaaaaacataaTGCAGTAACACAAGTACGAATGAATCATGTACAAGATAGCCTCAGACGAGTTCTACTTCAATCTACCTAAAACCAAAACAACTTTCGATTGTctacaatacactgtcagttgaacgtaaatgtgtgtgtgtgccatgttattccaatttcgtgcaacttcaaaagaatctatTCTAATAATgttttagcgacctatgacaattcaatgcaagtatcacaatccagcactccgtcatctcaacaatcccaaacaaaaacataaacttTCTTGAGATTTATTACGTATCTCTGGATTTTGCAATTATTTTTCttatgccccaataattacccgcacacttagctataactaagataggatcagaatttcaatcccctcttcTATAACCCGATGGAGcaacatgaaagagtgggtgcccggtgagccaacttgtggctaagggctttgatgactctttgtataaacaatcttttgtttaatataatttacactttttattaatggcaatgactttatctttcttcatattattatactgtgatatactattgttgttttgataaagaccttgaatatactatagtgtatgtaagatgtggtagcacatggggatggctatcatgaaacacatcttatagtcactgtatattctaaactgttcctagtcgattgagccgtccgataataaggataaggatcgctcgagtttgagactagcatttgcgatgcagagtaccacgtttcattggtaaggaacatagagatgttcgaagcatgcaaatggatattcatatgatgaatgattgaactaccctatccgaactttccaagtggttatcacttatcgagtggataaagtccgcggttttggttgtacaccattagtccttactacttgaaatatcattgagactctatatgctagtactgtgctttgactcgtttaccgactctattggggtcatcaggtgtcgggattgggtacagttacaacacatataggagtcgatgctttgttgtcaaggattcaccacatacttgcgagtgtggatatcctatgcgatctgagtagatattagtgtgacgaatctctggccagagtacatgatgtgttttaagaaatggtttcttagtagcacatgcgatgtcactatttgatcttcaagatgtattgcatagttatcgaatctcgaacgactctcgatttaccaatggttgttgattcgatcgggatatatggatgaagggaccgtactgtatgctaaccaaaatctattggttcttgcaggcactatcagtgatacctagggaatcatggggcgatgttgctaggcgctcttaccatgattcgatgggcaagtcggaaattgttgttccgagtcacaaggagttgtgagcccacggctagctgtatccctgaaccattgagggtcacacagagtaatggatttttaatccccgttgagatagttaaatttaaagagttaaatttaatgaacaaagaagttggacttcttatttaagagtagaggagtaaaatttcctaaaatgacatagggatgggcatttttggaaatcactgaattcggattcagaaaaatttatcttgactttaaaaggtgcagaaatggtttctgtgcacattggtgaaatcggtttatcaatcggagtcatgatgaattttatattaatttctgaacatgcgggctttgcttgtcgggtttgaacttatgactaatgggccctaagctgttagcggcctacattataaataagttattgcagtacagaaattagacacaacaggtcacaaaataattttcgaaaaaccctaattttattaagtgtggccgccgcccccctcccctctgctcggaaaaatccagtctgtgaattttgaattacagtctggttttacggatcaaattcgttaattctcttcgtagaaacttctgatagattttctagtgcaatctatcagagggattaattatccgttcgtggacctgattgaagaacagttcgtccatcagttccagggatatacaacaagagcagagcaatctgttggtgtccataatctcgattcgagattggaggtaaaaatttataattgttatttaatttttacacacacaatt
It encodes:
- the LOC140889418 gene encoding secreted RxLR effector protein 161-like produces the protein MEATSGVVGAELGRTYEFDYELRDDMLIAGSCMEEIDNLNKELSKEFAMKDLRAAKQIHGIRILRDRDHAYMNKVPYISVVGRLMYAMVCTRPDIEYAMGVVSKFMSNPVKQHWESVKWIFRYLKGSISSSLCFRKSNSGLQGFVDANMSGDIDDIKSTTGYVFTFGGTAVSWVSKLQKIVALSTTEAEYVALTEARKEIILLR